The Pseudomonas kermanshahensis genome contains a region encoding:
- a CDS encoding DUF1127 domain-containing protein: MGGMSDMRLQLMAKDLDAGQRAKVFNAPAGLSRWGLMVHRWHTRKALLQLTDDELRDVGLSWEQARTEGRKPFWKA, from the coding sequence ATGGGTGGCATGAGCGATATGCGCTTGCAACTGATGGCCAAGGACCTGGACGCCGGGCAGCGGGCCAAGGTCTTCAATGCGCCAGCGGGCCTGAGCCGTTGGGGGCTGATGGTGCATCGCTGGCATACCCGCAAGGCGCTGCTGCAGCTGACAGACGATGAGTTGCGCGATGTCGGGCTGAGCTGGGAGCAGGCCCGTACAGAAGGGCGCAAACCCTTCTGGAAGGCATAA
- a CDS encoding NAD(P)/FAD-dependent oxidoreductase, with the protein MIHSAQHAASYYAASSAPHPDHAFLQGEHSADVCIVGGGYSGLNTAIELAERGLSVILLEARKLGWGASGRNGGQLIRGVGHGLDQFLPVIGEEGVRSMKLMGLEAVQIVRERVERHAIACDLTWGYCDLANKPAELLGFAEEAEALRSLGYEHELRLVGKDDIHSVVGAECYVGGLIDMGSGHLHPLNLALGEAAVASRLGVRLYEQSEVTRIEYGPEVKVHTAQGQVRAKTLVLCCNAYHNDLNRELGGKVLPAGSYIIATEPLGEERARTLLPQNMAVCDQRVALDYYRLSADHRLLFGGACHYSGRDPQDIAAYMRPKMLKVFPHLADVRIEFQWGGMIGIGANRLPQIGRLASQPNVYYAQAYSGHGLNATHLAARLLGEAISGQQSGRFDLFAKVPHITFPGGKHLRSPLLALGMLWHRLKELV; encoded by the coding sequence ATGATCCACAGCGCGCAGCACGCCGCCTCCTATTACGCCGCCAGCAGCGCGCCCCACCCCGACCACGCTTTCCTGCAAGGCGAGCACAGCGCCGACGTGTGCATCGTCGGCGGCGGCTATTCAGGCCTGAACACCGCCATCGAACTGGCCGAACGTGGCCTCTCGGTGATCCTGCTGGAAGCCCGCAAGCTCGGCTGGGGCGCCAGCGGGCGCAACGGCGGGCAACTCATCCGCGGGGTCGGCCATGGCCTGGATCAGTTCCTCCCGGTGATCGGCGAAGAAGGCGTGCGCAGCATGAAGCTGATGGGCCTGGAAGCCGTGCAGATCGTTCGCGAGCGGGTCGAGCGCCACGCCATCGCCTGCGACCTGACCTGGGGCTACTGCGACCTGGCCAATAAACCTGCTGAGCTGCTGGGCTTTGCCGAAGAGGCTGAAGCACTGCGCAGCTTGGGCTACGAGCATGAGCTGCGCCTGGTCGGCAAAGACGATATCCACAGCGTGGTCGGCGCCGAGTGCTATGTCGGCGGCCTGATCGACATGGGCTCGGGCCACCTGCACCCACTCAACCTGGCACTTGGCGAGGCGGCCGTAGCCAGCCGCCTGGGCGTGCGCCTGTATGAGCAGTCGGAAGTCACCCGCATCGAGTATGGCCCTGAGGTCAAGGTGCACACCGCTCAAGGCCAGGTTCGCGCCAAGACCCTCGTGCTGTGCTGCAATGCCTACCACAACGACCTCAACCGCGAGCTGGGCGGCAAGGTGCTGCCCGCCGGCAGCTACATCATTGCCACCGAGCCACTGGGCGAGGAACGCGCGCGCACACTGCTGCCACAGAACATGGCCGTGTGCGATCAGCGCGTAGCGCTGGACTACTATCGCCTGTCTGCGGACCACCGGCTGCTGTTCGGCGGTGCCTGCCACTATTCCGGCCGCGACCCGCAAGACATCGCCGCCTACATGCGGCCGAAAATGCTCAAGGTTTTCCCGCACCTGGCCGATGTGCGCATCGAGTTCCAATGGGGCGGCATGATCGGCATTGGCGCCAACCGCCTGCCGCAGATCGGCCGTTTGGCCAGCCAGCCGAATGTCTATTACGCCCAGGCATACTCCGGCCATGGGCTGAACGCTACCCACCTGGCCGCGCGCCTGCTGGGCGAGGCCATCAGTGGCCAGCAAAGCGGGCGCTTCGACCTGTTCGCCAAGGTGCCGCACATCACCTTCCCAGGCGGCAAGCACCTGCGCTCGCCACTGCTGGCACTGGGGATGCTCTGGCACCGGCTGAAAGAGCTGGTCTGA
- a CDS encoding YkgJ family cysteine cluster protein — protein sequence MSCNRHKIHFLRELIPSFECEPGCHDCCGPVTTSTEEMARLPRKTEAEQAAALEHLDCVHLGPNGCTVYEERPMICRLFGTTPRMACPRGRGPEQMIEPEAEQLVHQFIATTRQVLV from the coding sequence ATGTCCTGCAACCGCCACAAGATCCACTTCCTGCGCGAGCTCATCCCCTCATTCGAGTGCGAGCCCGGTTGCCACGATTGCTGCGGTCCGGTCACCACGTCCACCGAAGAAATGGCCCGCCTGCCGCGCAAGACCGAGGCGGAGCAGGCCGCTGCGCTGGAGCACCTGGACTGCGTGCACCTGGGCCCCAATGGTTGCACGGTGTATGAAGAGCGGCCGATGATCTGCCGCCTGTTCGGCACCACCCCGCGCATGGCCTGCCCGCGCGGTCGCGGCCCTGAACAGATGATCGAGCCCGAGGCCGAGCAGCTCGTTCACCAGTTCATCGCCACCACCCGCCAAGTGCTGGTCTAG
- a CDS encoding Lrp/AsnC ligand binding domain-containing protein, whose amino-acid sequence MRTQHQSKRELDKIDRNILRVLQNDGRISFTELGEKVGLSTTPCTERVRRLEREGIIMGYNARLNPQHLKGSLLVFVEISLDYKSGDTFEEFRRAVLKLPHVLECHLVSGDFDYLVKARISEMASYRKLLGDILLKLPHVRESKSYIVMEEVKESLCLPIPD is encoded by the coding sequence ATGAGAACCCAGCACCAGAGCAAGCGTGAACTGGACAAGATCGACCGCAACATACTGCGGGTCCTGCAGAATGACGGCCGTATTTCCTTCACCGAACTGGGCGAGAAAGTTGGGCTTTCCACCACCCCGTGCACCGAGCGCGTCCGCCGCCTGGAGCGCGAGGGCATCATCATGGGCTACAACGCCCGGCTCAACCCGCAGCACCTGAAGGGCAGCTTGCTGGTGTTCGTCGAAATCAGCCTGGACTACAAGTCTGGCGACACCTTCGAGGAGTTCCGCCGCGCCGTGCTCAAGCTGCCCCATGTGCTGGAGTGCCACCTGGTCTCAGGCGACTTCGACTACCTGGTGAAAGCGCGCATCTCGGAAATGGCCTCGTACCGCAAGCTGCTGGGCGACATCCTGCTCAAGCTGCCGCACGTGCGCGAGTCGAAGAGCTACATCGTGATGGAGGAGGTAAAAGAGAGCCTCTGCCTGCCGATTCCGGACTGA